The Aedes aegypti strain LVP_AGWG chromosome 3, AaegL5.0 Primary Assembly, whole genome shotgun sequence genome contains a region encoding:
- the LOC5577750 gene encoding phosphatidylinositol N-acetylglucosaminyltransferase subunit P — protein sequence MPEHTPAPTPSRAIYGFCLFLLFKTLFILYVLWAFIPTSILDGFGLTYLPDKYFALFIPILVLVGLTFFAFLIYPSLSLAMMPDVASVCTITDRFTIVRCQYQYPDRQRCNQKIDAVYRDSWAAKPFCSKHSIRVTTASDLRSSVRISNYCDCPEEERCLLRKDPGHLAKLRAKQMVPAVADLNMGEVSRVLYRKRRR from the coding sequence ATGCCGGAACACACTCCAGCTCCAACGCCTTCCCGTGCCATCTACGGATTCTGTTTGTTCCTGTTGTTTAAAACGCTGTTTATCCTGTACGTACTCTGGGCATTCATCCCCACCTCGATCTTGGACGGGTTCGGTTTGACCTACCTTCCGGATAAGTATTTTGCCTTGTTCATTCCGATTCTGGTGCTGGTGGGGCTTACTTTCTTCGCGTTCCTGATTTATCCATCGTTGTCGCTTGCGATGATGCCGGATGTGGCCTCCGTCTGCACCATTACGGATCGATTCACAATCGTCCGCTGTCAGTATCAGTATCCGGATCGGCAACGGTGTAATCAGAAAATCGACGCCGTTTATCGGGACAGTTGGGCCGCTAAACCGTTCTGCTCGAAGCACTCGATCCGGGTGACAACGGCAAGTGATTTGAGGAGCAGCGTCAGGATTTCCAACTACTGCGATTGTCCTGAAGAGGAAAGATGTTTGCTCCGGAAGGACCCGGGACATTTGGCAAAGCTACGGGCGAAACAGATGGTACCGGCGGTGGCGGATTTGAATATGGGCGAAGTGAGTCGGGTTCTTTATCGGAAACGTAGACGATAA
- the LOC5577749 gene encoding EKC/KEOPS complex subunit PCC1 yields the protein MTDSSTIVVSLKIPFPSRREAEIAFEVLRIDNEPKRSFIEKSLKLQDNQLLVEFNGQQAKNVRVGVTSFFESLLLCCETLDQFGPPTSEKYEHY from the exons ATGACCGATAGCAGTACTATTGTGGT TTCCCTGAAGATACCGTTTCCATCGCGCCGAGAAGCCGAAATCGCTTTTGAGGTTCTTCGAATCGACAACGAACCAAAGAgaagtttcattgaaaaatccctCAAATTGCAAGACAACCAACTGCTGGTGGAATTCAACGGTCAGCAGGCGAAAAACGTGCGGGTTGGAGTGACGTCTTTCTTCGAATCGTTGCTCCTTTGCTGCGAAACTTTGGACCAATTTGGTCCGCCAACATCCGAGAAGTACGAACATTACTGA